Proteins from a genomic interval of Candidatus Hydrogenedens sp.:
- a CDS encoding CoB--CoM heterodisulfide reductase iron-sulfur subunit B family protein encodes MKYFYYPGCSLRGMGKAYEESWLKVCQKIGLQLEEVKDWNCCGSTTYLGFDEIKSLVLVSRNLAMLEKEGGSEVITPCIACYYLFNRTNHNLRDYPQLKTETNKMLQEVGLTYSGNVKVRHPLDILVNDGWMEKISQNIEKRLERFKAVCYYGCQLLRPYCEFDNPSNPKNMDILVGLTGVDVLDYPLKTKCCGAIITSNIPEKGLELVYVLLKEAKKRNADFIVVTCPLCQFNLEFQQEKIMKIYEEDIGLPILYYTQVLGLAMGLSLKELGIRRCLTLTPEFERALI; translated from the coding sequence ATGAAATACTTTTACTATCCAGGTTGCTCTTTAAGAGGTATGGGAAAGGCATATGAAGAATCATGGTTAAAAGTGTGCCAAAAAATAGGTCTTCAATTAGAAGAAGTTAAAGATTGGAATTGTTGTGGTTCTACAACTTACCTTGGGTTCGATGAAATTAAATCATTAGTTTTGGTTTCAAGAAACCTTGCTATGTTAGAGAAAGAAGGGGGTAGTGAGGTTATTACACCCTGTATTGCTTGTTATTATCTCTTTAATAGGACAAATCATAATTTAAGGGACTATCCTCAATTAAAAACAGAAACAAATAAGATGTTACAAGAAGTAGGATTAACCTATTCTGGAAATGTCAAAGTTAGGCACCCTTTAGATATCTTAGTTAATGATGGCTGGATGGAGAAAATATCTCAAAACATAGAAAAGCGACTGGAGCGTTTTAAAGCTGTTTGTTATTATGGCTGTCAACTTCTCAGACCCTATTGCGAGTTTGATAACCCGAGCAATCCTAAAAATATGGATATATTAGTTGGCCTCACAGGAGTTGATGTTTTAGATTATCCATTAAAGACTAAATGTTGTGGAGCAATTATAACTTCAAATATTCCCGAAAAAGGACTTGAACTTGTTTATGTTTTATTAAAGGAAGCAAAGAAAAGAAATGCGGATTTTATCGTGGTTACATGTCCTTTATGTCAATTTAATTTAGAATTTCAGCAAGAAAAGATTATGAAAATATATGAGGAAGATATTGGGTTACCCATATTGTATTACACACAAGTTCTGGGGTTGGCAATGGGTCTCTCCTTAAAAGAGTTAGGAATTAGACGTTGTTTAACACTAACACCAGAATTTGAGCGAGCTTTAATATGA
- a CDS encoding 4Fe-4S dicluster domain-containing protein, translating to MRRCIQCGTCSATCPFSHVMDYTPRKIIYLIREGFKEEVMSSFTPWLCASCFSCRVRCPKEIKITDLMYLIKREAIKDNHYPQKAPIVLLTKESVKMIHKNGRISESYLMGIVLLKVSFLKLLRMSGLGLKMLLTGRFTLIPEKIKSRGELKKILAFSNKKVEENSK from the coding sequence TTGAGAAGGTGTATTCAATGTGGGACTTGTAGTGCTACTTGCCCATTTTCCCATGTTATGGATTATACACCTCGCAAGATTATCTATTTAATTAGGGAAGGCTTTAAAGAAGAAGTCATGTCCAGTTTTACACCGTGGCTTTGTGCAAGTTGTTTTTCATGTAGAGTCCGCTGTCCAAAGGAAATTAAAATAACGGATTTAATGTATCTAATAAAGAGAGAAGCAATAAAGGATAACCATTATCCCCAAAAAGCACCTATTGTGCTTCTAACAAAAGAATCGGTGAAAATGATTCATAAAAACGGTAGAATTTCTGAAAGTTATTTAATGGGAATTGTTCTACTTAAAGTTAGTTTTCTAAAGTTGCTTCGCATGTCGGGTTTAGGATTAAAAATGCTGTTAACAGGTAGATTTACCTTAATCCCAGAAAAAATAAAAAGTCGTGGAGAACTAAAGAAAATATTAGCCTTCTCAAATAAAAAAGTAGAGGAAAACAGTAAATGA
- a CDS encoding oxidoreductase produces the protein MSSKPKVAFYWCASCGGCEEAVVDLAEDILEVVKLVDIVFWPVAMDFKKRDVEALPDKSINIAFINGAIRTSEQKEIAHLLREKSHLIVAFGSCACFGGIPALANLYSKFEVLNDVYIESPTVDNDTKLLPQTTSADNNGKQLELPKFYNQVRALDEVISVDYYLPGCAPTPKLIANAVNTLLGGNLPAAGSTLLPDIALCEECPRKDSKPTDLSITEYKRICENLVDSEKCLLAQGFLCLGPVTRGGCEALCINGNMPCTGCTGPTSRIVDFGAKAVSMFASLSSGKNEEEIEKNYAQIIDPVGTFYRYHLSKSLLKGKLERGI, from the coding sequence ATGTCTTCAAAGCCGAAAGTAGCATTTTATTGGTGTGCTTCTTGTGGAGGTTGTGAAGAAGCAGTAGTTGATTTGGCAGAAGATATACTTGAAGTTGTAAAGTTAGTAGACATTGTATTTTGGCCAGTTGCCATGGACTTTAAAAAGAGAGATGTGGAAGCATTACCAGATAAATCAATTAATATTGCATTTATTAATGGGGCAATTCGAACCTCCGAACAAAAAGAAATTGCTCATTTATTGAGAGAAAAGTCCCATTTAATTGTAGCCTTTGGCTCTTGTGCCTGTTTTGGTGGCATTCCTGCTCTTGCTAACCTCTACAGTAAGTTTGAAGTTTTAAATGATGTTTATATTGAGTCTCCAACTGTTGATAACGATACTAAATTGCTCCCTCAAACTACATCTGCTGATAATAATGGAAAACAGTTAGAATTACCTAAATTTTATAACCAGGTAAGGGCTTTAGATGAGGTCATTTCGGTAGATTATTACCTGCCGGGTTGTGCTCCAACACCGAAATTAATAGCTAATGCTGTAAATACATTACTCGGTGGTAATTTGCCAGCTGCAGGTTCTACATTACTACCGGACATAGCCCTTTGTGAAGAATGCCCGAGAAAAGACTCTAAACCCACAGACCTTTCGATTACAGAATATAAAAGGATTTGTGAAAATCTTGTGGACTCTGAAAAATGTTTATTGGCTCAAGGGTTTCTATGCTTGGGTCCCGTAACTCGTGGTGGCTGCGAGGCTCTATGTATAAATGGAAATATGCCTTGTACAGGATGTACTGGTCCCACATCGAGAATAGTAGACTTTGGCGCAAAAGCAGTATCTATGTTTGCATCGTTGTCCAGTGGAAAAAACGAAGAGGAAATAGAGAAAAACTATGCACAAATAATAGACCCTGTAGGCACTTTTTATAGATATCATCTTTCAAAAAGTTTATTAAAAGGAAAACTTGAGAGGGGAATATAG
- the lpxB gene encoding lipid-A-disaccharide synthase gives MNTIFWVVGDPSADLHCANVIRELRQLTPKIRHVGLGGQNMEKEGFVLLHDLCTNAVMGFVEVVKHLGDIKQLMKNTIDWIKEYKPIGVVLVDYPGFNLHIAPMIKELNIPIIYYISPQVWAWKKNRVKKIAQWVKKVLVIFPFEVPIYEKEGVECVYVGHPLIDKIPTMRTELDYTPPYAIGLLPGSRPQEIKRNFPVMLETAKQFLSTYPHTKFLVPAFNRNCAELIRNISGDFPIEIYEGGIEQVLQKSHAGIVSSGTATLESALYGMPFVLIYRTHPLTYYIARCLVKIEYIGIVNIFMGREVVPELIQNSATPLNIYSQLVSLIQNSTLRGNMIYDFKQLREKLGSPGAGKQTAIEILRTLGISPSK, from the coding sequence GTGAACACGATTTTCTGGGTAGTAGGAGATCCATCTGCTGATTTGCATTGTGCCAATGTTATACGAGAACTGCGTCAATTGACGCCGAAAATAAGACATGTCGGTTTAGGGGGGCAAAATATGGAAAAGGAAGGGTTCGTATTGCTCCATGATTTATGCACCAATGCGGTTATGGGTTTTGTGGAGGTTGTGAAACATTTAGGGGATATAAAGCAATTGATGAAAAACACAATAGATTGGATTAAGGAATATAAGCCCATAGGGGTTGTTTTGGTGGACTATCCCGGCTTTAATTTACATATCGCACCTATGATAAAGGAGTTGAATATCCCTATTATCTATTACATCAGTCCCCAGGTATGGGCATGGAAAAAAAATCGGGTAAAGAAAATCGCCCAATGGGTGAAAAAAGTGTTGGTTATTTTCCCGTTTGAAGTGCCGATATATGAAAAAGAAGGCGTAGAGTGTGTTTATGTGGGACATCCCCTGATAGATAAAATACCAACAATGAGAACGGAACTGGATTATACGCCACCATATGCAATCGGTTTATTGCCCGGTAGTAGACCTCAGGAAATAAAGAGGAATTTTCCTGTCATGCTGGAAACAGCGAAACAATTCTTATCTACCTATCCGCACACAAAATTCCTTGTGCCTGCTTTCAACAGGAATTGTGCGGAACTTATTAGAAATATATCGGGCGATTTTCCCATCGAAATTTATGAAGGAGGGATAGAGCAGGTATTGCAAAAATCACATGCGGGCATTGTATCTTCTGGAACGGCAACTCTGGAATCGGCACTTTATGGAATGCCTTTTGTTCTTATTTACCGCACTCACCCGCTAACTTATTACATAGCGCGGTGTCTTGTGAAAATTGAGTATATAGGTATTGTTAATATATTCATGGGGCGAGAGGTCGTTCCCGAACTTATCCAGAACAGTGCCACTCCATTGAATATATATTCCCAATTGGTTTCTCTTATCCAAAATTCGACTTTGAGGGGGAATATGATATATGATTTTAAACAGTTAAGGGAAAAATTAGGTTCCCCCGGAGCAGGGAAACAGACAGCGATTGAAATTTTAAGAACACTGGGCATAAGTCCCTCAAAATAA
- a CDS encoding sodium/solute symporter (Members of the Solute:Sodium Symporter (SSS), TC 2.A.21 as described in tcdb.org, catalyze solute:Na+ symport. Known solutes for members of the family include sugars, amino acids, nucleosides, inositols, vitamins, urea or anions, depending on the system.): MVEYVTLHWIDLTIIGVYMVGCFALGTYTSRYVENAGDFFISGKSLPFWAIAFSIVVSDIGALDFVGVAGNAYRYGVSAANFDWLGSMPAMVFAAFIFVPYFWRSGVFTIPEFLGRRYNSAVQVINALIWTSVMLLSLMIMLWTTADDLVYTILGYKPIYTVWVMAGVTGFYTFAGGLSAVVMTDVVQLIVMYVGGLGLLALSLWEVGGWSVMRAKIESLGPEYANHFTILLPNSTENPFPWTGIVFGLGIVLAIAYMSGNQAIVHRTLGARSEWDAKAGMLMGGFLKSFIPLMVALPGLCAIVYLHERNIILHEQDKVIPTMIRMMLPPGLRGLMFAALFAALMSSISGTLSSASTIFVTDIFNKLWTLGMKKSLDEKQALYVGRGFTLFLIISSATFAEQISRVGGIYNFIQTILSLFQGPSLAVLLLGIMWKRATGWGGLIGLLSGVFFCFVLWCVPNLFPAEDPFLFVSMWSFVFSIIVTVIVSLLTPPESEEKIRGLVWGSVVQDIKAQEALSERVQ; the protein is encoded by the coding sequence TTGGTTGAGTATGTAACACTACATTGGATAGATTTAACGATTATCGGCGTTTATATGGTAGGCTGTTTTGCTTTAGGCACCTACACAAGTCGGTATGTTGAGAATGCAGGAGACTTTTTTATTTCTGGTAAATCACTCCCTTTCTGGGCGATTGCTTTTTCTATCGTGGTGAGCGACATTGGGGCTTTAGATTTCGTTGGTGTTGCTGGAAATGCTTACAGATATGGAGTGTCTGCTGCCAATTTTGACTGGTTAGGTTCTATGCCGGCTATGGTATTTGCAGCATTTATATTCGTTCCCTATTTCTGGCGTTCGGGTGTGTTTACCATTCCCGAGTTTTTAGGGAGAAGATATAATTCAGCGGTTCAGGTAATAAATGCTCTTATCTGGACTTCTGTAATGCTGTTGTCTCTGATGATAATGTTATGGACGACGGCAGATGACCTTGTTTATACGATTTTAGGCTACAAACCGATATACACAGTTTGGGTGATGGCAGGTGTAACAGGTTTTTACACATTTGCTGGGGGCTTATCTGCCGTGGTGATGACCGATGTGGTTCAGTTAATCGTGATGTATGTTGGCGGTTTAGGTTTATTAGCGTTAAGTCTCTGGGAAGTTGGTGGATGGAGTGTTATGAGAGCCAAAATAGAGTCGCTTGGACCTGAATATGCCAATCATTTTACAATCCTTCTGCCGAATAGTACTGAAAATCCTTTCCCATGGACAGGGATTGTTTTCGGTCTGGGTATCGTCCTTGCTATTGCGTATATGAGTGGAAATCAAGCCATTGTTCACAGGACATTGGGTGCCCGTTCTGAATGGGATGCTAAAGCGGGTATGCTTATGGGAGGTTTTCTGAAATCTTTTATTCCGTTGATGGTAGCCCTGCCTGGACTTTGTGCTATTGTTTACTTACATGAAAGGAACATTATATTGCATGAACAGGATAAAGTTATCCCTACCATGATACGGATGATGTTACCACCGGGACTACGGGGGCTTATGTTTGCGGCTCTTTTTGCTGCGTTGATGTCCAGTATTTCTGGCACTCTTAGTTCTGCTTCTACTATATTTGTTACAGATATTTTCAATAAACTCTGGACCTTGGGAATGAAGAAATCATTGGATGAAAAGCAGGCTCTATATGTAGGACGCGGTTTTACTTTATTTCTTATCATAAGTAGTGCCACTTTTGCAGAACAGATTTCACGAGTAGGTGGAATTTATAATTTTATTCAAACTATATTGTCTCTATTTCAAGGTCCCTCACTGGCTGTTTTATTGCTCGGAATTATGTGGAAGCGTGCTACAGGTTGGGGCGGATTGATAGGTTTGTTATCGGGTGTTTTCTTCTGCTTTGTTTTGTGGTGTGTTCCTAATTTATTCCCTGCGGAAGACCCGTTCCTATTTGTTTCCATGTGGTCCTTTGTTTTCTCAATCATTGTTACAGTTATAGTTAGCCTTCTAACCCCGCCGGAATCCGAAGAGAAAATTCGTGGTTTGGTCTGGGGTTCTGTTGTTCAGGATATAAAAGCACAAGAAGCATTATCGGAAAGGGTTCAATAA
- a CDS encoding hydrogenase iron-sulfur subunit, with protein MSEQNWEPKIIAFFCNWCTYTAADLAGVSKLSYAPNVRIIRVMCSGRVDPQFVLSAFANGADGVLIGGCHPGDCHYSEGNYKTLRRISLLKKMLTQFGIEYDRVRLEWISGAEGEKVKTVINEMTDKIRKLGPLNLPEKFITWDRELEKLDRESEYIN; from the coding sequence ATGAGTGAACAAAACTGGGAACCTAAAATCATTGCGTTTTTCTGTAATTGGTGTACTTATACCGCTGCAGACCTGGCAGGAGTATCTAAGTTATCCTATGCCCCCAATGTGAGGATAATTAGAGTAATGTGCTCAGGTAGAGTAGACCCTCAATTTGTATTGTCTGCCTTTGCGAATGGAGCCGACGGCGTTTTAATCGGGGGCTGTCACCCTGGAGATTGCCACTATAGCGAGGGAAATTATAAAACTCTCCGAAGAATCTCTTTGCTAAAGAAAATGTTAACTCAATTTGGAATTGAATATGATAGGGTGCGACTGGAATGGATATCCGGTGCAGAAGGTGAAAAGGTAAAGACTGTTATAAACGAAATGACAGACAAAATAAGAAAATTAGGACCACTAAATCTACCTGAAAAATTTATTACCTGGGATAGAGAATTAGAAAAACTAGACAGAGAGTCTGAATATATAAATTGA
- a CDS encoding CoB--CoM heterodisulfide reductase iron-sulfur subunit A family protein — protein sequence MKTNNKEIRIGFYICHCGTNIAGVVDVDKVREFIVKKDNVVVSRNYKYMCSDPGQELIQKDIQEHRLNRIVVASCSPLLHEKTFRNTLEKAGLNPFYLQMVNVREHVAWVHSDNEKATEKAKALCNAAINRVRHNKPLEKKRVSFHQDVLIIGGGIAGIHSALTLASGGKKVYLVEKKPTIGGHMAMFDKTFPTLDCAACILTPKMSAIKENKNIILWTNSEVIKIEGYVGNFKVTIKRNPRYVREDLCIGCGQCVENCFYKEAKFPDEFNLGLSKRKPIYIPFPQAIPNSAIIDDKTCIHFKTGKCKQMCLSACERNAIDFNQKEELREIQVGAIIVATGFKTYDPIKEPEYGYGVYPNVYTSLEVERLINASGPTAGEVILRDGTKPKSIGIIHCIGSRSEKANKWCSRVCCMYSLKLAYLLKKHTHAEIYNFYIDMRTPGKMYEEFYDRLLTEGVHFIRGKVAEVTDISLVKEEEGKLILRVEDTLASVIRRIPVDMVVLSVGLEPSEDTQKLAHILNIGLSAEGFFQERHPKLAPVSTFSEGIFIAGCCQGPKDIPDTVAQAGASAAEAMAMIDAGYFEIEPITAYVLDEFCSGCKSCINICPYSAISYDESKKKVFVNETLCKGCGTCSATCPSGVMKQNLFEDEQILNEIEGLLVYE from the coding sequence ATGAAAACAAATAACAAGGAAATACGAATCGGTTTTTATATCTGTCATTGTGGGACAAATATTGCAGGCGTAGTAGATGTAGACAAAGTAAGAGAGTTTATAGTGAAAAAAGATAATGTTGTGGTGTCACGTAACTACAAATATATGTGTTCTGACCCAGGTCAGGAGTTAATACAAAAAGATATTCAAGAACATAGGTTAAACAGAATTGTTGTGGCGTCCTGCTCGCCATTACTTCATGAAAAAACTTTTAGAAATACTTTAGAAAAAGCAGGTTTAAATCCATTCTATCTTCAAATGGTTAATGTTAGAGAACATGTAGCTTGGGTTCATTCAGATAATGAAAAAGCCACTGAAAAAGCAAAGGCTTTGTGCAATGCAGCAATAAATAGGGTTAGGCATAATAAACCTCTTGAGAAAAAAAGAGTATCATTTCACCAAGATGTTTTAATTATAGGAGGGGGTATTGCAGGCATACATTCTGCTTTGACATTAGCCTCTGGTGGCAAGAAGGTTTATCTCGTTGAGAAAAAGCCTACCATTGGTGGACACATGGCAATGTTCGACAAAACATTCCCTACTCTGGACTGTGCCGCTTGCATTTTAACTCCTAAAATGTCTGCCATTAAAGAAAATAAAAATATAATACTCTGGACCAATTCAGAAGTGATAAAGATAGAAGGATATGTGGGAAACTTCAAAGTTACGATTAAGAGAAATCCTCGATATGTTAGGGAAGATTTGTGTATAGGATGTGGGCAATGTGTAGAAAATTGTTTCTATAAAGAGGCAAAATTTCCCGATGAGTTTAATTTAGGCTTAAGCAAGCGAAAACCTATTTACATACCTTTTCCACAAGCCATACCCAATTCCGCCATAATTGATGATAAGACATGCATCCATTTCAAGACGGGAAAATGTAAACAGATGTGCCTATCTGCCTGTGAACGCAATGCTATTGATTTCAATCAAAAAGAAGAGTTAAGAGAAATTCAGGTTGGTGCTATTATTGTTGCCACCGGCTTCAAAACATACGATCCTATAAAGGAGCCCGAATATGGTTATGGAGTTTATCCTAATGTATATACTTCACTTGAAGTAGAAAGACTGATTAATGCGTCGGGTCCCACTGCCGGTGAGGTAATATTAAGAGATGGGACAAAACCCAAATCAATTGGTATTATTCATTGCATTGGTTCACGCAGTGAAAAAGCCAATAAATGGTGTTCTCGTGTTTGTTGTATGTACTCTTTGAAACTTGCCTATTTACTAAAAAAACATACTCATGCAGAAATTTACAATTTCTATATTGATATGCGTACCCCGGGTAAAATGTATGAAGAATTTTATGATAGGCTTTTAACAGAGGGGGTACATTTTATCCGTGGGAAGGTTGCCGAAGTAACAGATATTTCCCTTGTGAAGGAAGAAGAGGGAAAACTAATATTAAGAGTTGAAGATACTTTAGCAAGTGTCATTAGGAGAATCCCTGTAGATATGGTAGTTCTATCAGTAGGTTTGGAACCCTCCGAAGACACACAAAAACTCGCACATATATTAAACATAGGTCTTTCCGCTGAAGGCTTTTTCCAGGAAAGGCACCCTAAATTGGCTCCTGTCAGTACCTTTTCAGAGGGCATTTTTATTGCTGGATGTTGTCAAGGACCTAAAGACATCCCTGATACCGTAGCGCAAGCAGGTGCTTCTGCTGCGGAGGCAATGGCTATGATTGATGCAGGATATTTTGAAATAGAACCCATTACTGCTTATGTGCTGGATGAATTTTGTAGTGGATGTAAATCCTGCATTAATATTTGTCCTTACTCTGCTATTTCTTATGACGAATCGAAGAAAAAAGTATTTGTAAATGAGACTTTATGCAAAGGATGCGGTACTTGTAGTGCTACTTGTCCGAGTGGTGTTATGAAACAAAATCTTTTCGAGGATGAACAAATATTGAATGAAATTGAAGGACTTCTTGTGTATGAGTGA
- a CDS encoding Gfo/Idh/MocA family oxidoreductase, whose protein sequence is MTKQNEKLRAGIIGYGYLGFHHTRIYSNLADVELVGVVDISEERREKAKNEFQVPVFSSMEEILKEKLDLVSVVTPTSTHAEVVIPLIEAGVHVLVEKPISATVEEGKKMVDVARKCNRILQVGHVERFNGAVRALFNLINCSRFIECHRLSPFPGRGTDVSVVHDLMIHDIDIILTLTRSAVVSMDAVGVSVFSDSEDIANVRLRFQSGCVANLTASRVSMDRMRKIRIFSDREYVSTDYSSQSLLVYRKKEGDIPPNSNPMEFIEITPIQVSNEEPLLAEIKSFVSAVRNGTPPEVSGEEGLRALELSCQIVEQIRSDK, encoded by the coding sequence ATGACTAAACAAAACGAAAAATTACGAGCAGGGATTATTGGATACGGATATTTGGGGTTTCATCATACCCGTATTTATTCTAACCTTGCGGATGTGGAATTGGTTGGCGTTGTTGATATTTCCGAAGAGCGCAGGGAAAAGGCAAAAAACGAATTTCAAGTCCCTGTTTTTTCATCTATGGAGGAGATATTGAAGGAAAAGTTAGACCTTGTTTCTGTGGTAACGCCTACATCTACGCATGCAGAGGTGGTTATACCCTTAATAGAGGCAGGTGTCCATGTATTGGTCGAAAAGCCCATTTCGGCAACAGTAGAAGAGGGAAAAAAGATGGTTGATGTAGCCCGAAAGTGTAATCGCATCTTGCAGGTAGGGCATGTGGAAAGGTTTAATGGTGCTGTCCGTGCTTTATTTAATTTAATAAACTGTTCGCGATTTATTGAGTGCCATCGTTTAAGTCCTTTTCCGGGAAGAGGCACGGATGTTAGTGTTGTTCATGATTTGATGATACATGATATAGATATTATTTTAACCCTTACCCGTAGTGCTGTTGTGTCTATGGATGCTGTAGGTGTATCTGTTTTTTCCGATTCGGAGGATATTGCTAATGTGCGATTGCGATTTCAGTCGGGTTGTGTTGCCAATTTAACGGCAAGCCGTGTTTCTATGGACCGAATGAGGAAAATACGCATATTCTCAGACCGAGAATATGTTTCGACGGATTATAGTTCCCAAAGTTTGCTTGTGTATCGCAAAAAGGAAGGAGATATTCCGCCGAATAGCAATCCGATGGAGTTTATAGAGATTACACCTATTCAAGTGTCTAATGAAGAGCCTTTGCTGGCAGAGATAAAGTCGTTTGTTTCTGCTGTTCGCAACGGAACCCCTCCTGAAGTTTCAGGAGAAGAGGGTTTAAGGGCTCTGGAACTTTCCTGTCAAATTGTTGAACAAATACGGAGTGATAAGTGA
- the lpxA gene encoding acyl-ACP--UDP-N-acetylglucosamine O-acyltransferase has protein sequence MSIYPTAIIHPSVELGKNIQIQPYAIIEAHVVIGDNSVIGPYCVIGSGTVMGKNNHCFAGAQIGIPPQDLKHVKGRYGKTLIGDNNTFREFVTISSSTVYADDREEKATRIGNDCLFMACTHVAHDCHVGNRVIMANNSALAGHVTVEDYASIGGLSGVHQFCTVGQYSFVGAMSRVGKDVLPYMITEGYPAQCFGPNVIGLQRAGFSSEAISRIRQMYRLLYRSNLNTQQAVEAILEQVEDSPERQIILDFIKNSKRGLSKGPLSPQEAQVNPISDELV, from the coding sequence GTGAGTATTTATCCGACAGCCATTATTCATCCATCAGTAGAATTAGGTAAAAATATTCAAATTCAACCCTATGCAATTATTGAAGCCCATGTTGTAATAGGTGATAACTCCGTAATTGGTCCCTATTGTGTGATTGGTTCTGGCACGGTAATGGGGAAAAATAATCATTGTTTTGCTGGGGCACAAATAGGAATTCCCCCGCAGGATTTAAAACATGTAAAGGGACGATATGGGAAAACCTTGATTGGCGATAACAATACTTTCCGTGAGTTTGTAACGATTAGTTCGAGCACGGTATATGCAGATGATAGAGAAGAAAAAGCGACAAGAATAGGCAATGATTGCCTTTTTATGGCTTGCACGCATGTTGCCCATGATTGCCATGTAGGAAATCGTGTAATTATGGCGAACAATTCTGCTCTTGCGGGGCATGTGACGGTAGAGGATTATGCGTCTATTGGTGGATTAAGTGGAGTGCACCAGTTCTGCACTGTGGGGCAGTATTCCTTTGTAGGTGCAATGTCCCGTGTAGGGAAAGATGTTCTGCCGTATATGATTACAGAAGGCTATCCTGCCCAATGTTTTGGACCTAATGTAATCGGTTTGCAACGAGCGGGTTTCAGTTCCGAAGCCATCAGCCGAATCCGGCAGATGTATCGGTTGCTTTATCGTTCAAATCTGAATACACAACAGGCTGTTGAAGCCATACTGGAGCAGGTTGAGGATAGTCCAGAACGGCAGATTATCCTTGATTTTATTAAAAATTCAAAGCGTGGTTTATCCAAAGGGCCTTTGTCGCCTCAGGAGGCACAGGTTAACCCTATCAGCGATGAATTGGTATAA
- a CDS encoding phospholipase D-like domain-containing protein: MKRKSFVILFFSFLFCAFVAVLFLLALEVQDRSFSSINNSAEHKKRQEPSLNWKSHLISVYFTSPGQKGGEVEIISELMDFLNSARKSIYGAIYDLDYEPIVELLIHKFQQGVDVKIVVERDNCQHEGILKCKSAGIPVVEDNNSALMHDKFFVVDVSSVWTGSTNMTYNCLFLNNNNSVLIQSPQLAENYLNEFQEMFFNHLYGMKSPRNTKYVLLHIDNMTTVWNLFAPEDGVERKIIEEIQNTQKSLQFMAFSFTSAAIASCLIQARDRGVIVKGVFEKRNAGNSASKDEYLRNVGMDVRWDGNPKTMHHKVMIFDGHRVLTGSYNFTESAEKRNDENVIIIDNPEIARLYIDEFHRVFEIGIPVR, encoded by the coding sequence ATGAAAAGAAAATCTTTTGTAATTCTGTTTTTTAGTTTTTTGTTTTGTGCTTTTGTTGCTGTTTTATTTCTTCTGGCTCTGGAGGTGCAGGACCGTAGTTTTTCTTCCATTAATAATTCTGCAGAACATAAAAAGAGGCAGGAACCGTCTTTAAATTGGAAAAGCCATCTTATTTCTGTTTACTTTACATCCCCAGGGCAAAAAGGGGGAGAAGTAGAGATTATTTCGGAACTCATGGATTTTTTGAATTCAGCGAGGAAAAGTATTTATGGTGCAATATATGACCTTGATTATGAACCTATTGTGGAATTGCTTATACATAAATTTCAGCAGGGGGTTGATGTAAAGATAGTCGTGGAACGGGATAATTGTCAGCATGAAGGCATCTTGAAATGTAAATCGGCAGGTATTCCTGTGGTTGAGGATAATAACTCCGCACTTATGCACGACAAATTTTTTGTAGTAGATGTATCTTCTGTATGGACAGGCTCAACGAATATGACTTACAACTGCCTTTTTCTTAATAACAACAATAGTGTCTTAATTCAATCTCCGCAACTTGCAGAAAATTATCTTAATGAATTTCAGGAAATGTTTTTTAATCATCTCTATGGCATGAAATCTCCGCGAAATACAAAATATGTATTACTACATATTGATAATATGACTACTGTATGGAACCTGTTTGCCCCGGAAGATGGAGTGGAAAGAAAGATTATAGAAGAGATACAAAATACACAAAAATCGCTTCAATTTATGGCTTTTTCATTTACTTCAGCCGCTATTGCAAGCTGTTTAATTCAAGCACGGGATAGGGGAGTGATTGTTAAAGGGGTATTTGAGAAACGGAATGCGGGCAATAGTGCTTCTAAGGACGAGTATTTAAGAAATGTGGGTATGGATGTCCGCTGGGATGGGAACCCTAAAACCATGCATCACAAGGTTATGATTTTTGATGGACATAGGGTTTTGACAGGAAGTTATAATTTTACCGAATCTGCGGAGAAACGGAATGATGAAAATGTTATAATTATTGACAATCCTGAAATAGCCCGTTTGTATATTGACGAATTCCATCGTGTATTTGAAATAGGTATCCCTGTGCGATAG